In Nomia melanderi isolate GNS246 chromosome 5, iyNomMela1, whole genome shotgun sequence, a single genomic region encodes these proteins:
- the Fas3 gene encoding fasciclin 3 isoform X3, which translates to MCIRSTSHLEMTIIAWVCLVALLCSTAVKASKSNMAVDIEPKNQVAVRLGESLQILCRVSKPLKVCRVEIPGEAGGMVLSTGQLPEDGIGYYGDGTEMGQCGVRIEKIKESHDGLFKCTLTTNDIRQETQASVRIIVAKAPNDPELSMNPGHYGRTIYRKGEKLEVSCSAPGGRPAANVSLFLDDEQIGNEERPTIYDSNVNDNSLAVQNASRSLDWTDNGKTLRCVATHIALNQPKERTLQLQVYYPPQPQPTIERFGYVIGRQGIVNVTIYANPRPHFLWRVNHEKIDEGRPDESNRLETSTAVDLGKGAWSVILTIDSVQKSDTEKEYILEARNDEGTKEYTIVLSTSTEPAGVDLDAGSIIGIVVGALVLLLVVFLLIFARATGRWCFAARRGGDEEAASGVGAGSEAHITPGDEDEEDHEDPRIIDEKIPQGGQENPIHASNEYVNGCTDLKEQKKDEKTDTPV; encoded by the exons CATCGAAATCAAATATGGCCGTGGACATCGAGCCAAAAAACCAGGTCGCGGTGCGACTCGGCGAGAGTCTACAGATTTTGTGCAGAGTCAGTAAACCTTTGAAGGTGTGCCGTGTCGAGATACCTGGCGAGGCGGGTGGCATGGTGCTGTCCACGGGGCAACTGCCGGAAGACGGTATCGGATACTACGGCGACGGCACCGAGATGGGGCAATGCGGGGTTCGCATCGAGAAGATCAAGGAGAGCCACGACGGCTTATTCAAGTGCACTCTGACTACCAACGACATCCGACAGGAGACACAGGCGTCCGTGAGGATCATCGTTGCCA AAGCACCGAACGATCCCGAACTCAGCATGAATCCTGGACACTACGGTAGAACGATCTACAGAAAGGGTGAGAAACTGGAAGTAAGTTGTAGTGCCCCAGGCGGAAGGCCAGCAGCCAACGTTTCATTATTCCTTG ACGACGAACAGATTGGTAACGAGGAAAGGCCAACGATCTACGATTCAAACGTGAACGACAACTCGTTAGCAGTGCAAAACGCATCGCGCAGTTTGGATTGGACTGACAACGGCAAGACTCTCCGATGCGTCGCTACTCACATCGCACTTAACCAGCCTAAGGAGAGAACTCTGCAGTTGCAAGTATACT ATCCTCCGCAGCCGCAGCCGACCATCGAGCGTTTCGGATATGTGATTGGACGTCAGGGGATTGTGAACGTAACCATTTACGCGAACCCAAGGCCTCACTTCTTATGGCGAGTGAACCATGAAAAGATCGACGAGGGTCGTCCCGATGAAAGCAACCGGCTCGAAACCTCGACCGCCGTCGATTTg GGAAAAGGAGCGTGGAGCGTGATCCTCACCATAGACAGCGTCCAGAAATCCGACACGGAGAAGGAGTACATCCTGGAAGCCCGCAACGACGAAGGAACTAAAGAATACACTATCGTTTTGTCAACTTCCACAGAACCCGCAG GCGTTGATTTAGATGCTGGTTCTATCATCGGAATCGTGGTCGGCGCCCTGGTGCTGCTTCTCGTCGTTTTCCTACTCATTTTCGCCCGCGCGACCGGACGCTGGTGCTTCGCAG CGAGGCGTGGGGGCGACGAGGAAGCTGCGAGCGGTGTCGGCGCCGGAAGCGAGGCGCACATCACCCCTGGAGACGAGGACGAAGAGGATCACGAGGACCCCCGCATCATCGATGAGAAGATACCGCAGGGCGGCCAAGAGAATCCGATACACGCGAGCAACGAATACGTGAACGGCTGCACGGACCTCAAGGAGCAGAAGAAGGACGAGAAGACGGACACGCCCGTTTAA